AGGATACTACTAGAGCTGTTGTGATTCGTCGTAAGGCGCTCGCTAAACTAGCCGACGCTCCAGTATTGGAAACCGACCGTCTACCATACAAGTACTATGACTATGACCGTGTATTTGGTGCTTGTTGTGAAAACGTTATCGGCTACATGCCTTTACCTGTTGGTGTTATTGGTCCCTTGGTCATTGACGGCGTTCCTTACCATATTCCTATGGCCACCACTGAAGGTTGTCTAGTAGCATCTGCTATGAGAGGTTGTAAGGCAATTAATGCTGGTGGTGGTGTCACGACAGTTTTGACAAAAGACGGTATGACCAGAGGACCCTGTGTCCGTTTCCCATCTCTAGCTAGAGCTGGGGCTTGTAAACTTTGGTTAGATTCAGAAGAAGGACAAGCTAAAATCAAGAAAGTGTTCAATTCTACTTCACGTTTTGCGCTTTTACAACATATTCAAACTGCCTTGGCAGGTGACTTGTTGTTTATTCGTTTCAGAACCACTACTGGTGATGCTATGGGTATGAATATGATTTCCAAAGGTGTCGAATATTCTCTGAAACAAATGGTAGACGAATTTGGATGGTATGATATGGAAGTTGTCGCTGTTTCTGGTAACTACTGTACTGATAAAAAACCAGCAGCAATTAACTGGATTGAGGGGCGCGGTAAGAGTGTTGTGGCAGAAGCAACTATCCCAGCTGATGTTGCTAAGAAGGTCTTGAAAAGTGATGTGGCGGCATTAGTCGATGTGAACATTTCAAAGAATTTGATTGGTTCCGCAATGGCCGGATCAGTTGGTGGTTTCAATGCCCACGCATCTAATTTGTTAACCGCTGTCTACTTAGCTTTAGGTCAAGATCCTGCACAAAATGTTGAAAGTTCAAACTGTCTGACATTAATGAAGGAGGTTGGTGGTGATTTGAGAATTTCTGTAACAATGCCTTCTATAGAGGTTGGTACCATTGGTGGAGGTACTATATTGGAACCACAAAGTGCAATGTTAGATTTATTAGGTATCCGTGGTCCTCATCCAACTGAACCAGGTAACAACGCCCGTCAATTGGCGAAGATTGTTGCGAGCGCAGTTATGGCAGGTGAGTTGTCATTATGTTCCGCATTGGCAGCTGGCCACTTAGTCCAGAGCCACATGATTCATAATCGTAAAGCTACTCCTGTTGTGACTACCAATAATACCGTTAAGCAAGAAGACCTACAGCGACTAAAAGAAGGTGCTGTTACTTGCATAAAATGAACGAAGCAGATTATACAATGAAAAAATAATACCAGTTGCCGAAGGAGGCCTAATACTAAAGAAAGGtgtttttatttaaaaaaGCGGTTCTAGTAGTATTTGTCATATGCATTTAGTGTGCTTTTACATATCCATCCATATCtatattaataatattttaCTCATCAAAACGCGACTATTGCAGCGTAAAGTAGAGCTGTGTTCCTGTATCAATGTGTAGCACTAGTAATATTATAATTCTGCTGATTGGATGCTGTGTAAATGTATTAATACCCTGTCTCTAAGTGCCTTGATATGGTTCTGAAAGGAAGATTGTAGTTGAGCTACTTCAAAATGCAACGCGAAGATAGTTTATTATTGGTATTTAAAACACCATGAATTAATTTATGCATAATTAAAGGTATCTGCCTCTCCTATTACTTGCAAATATGTTATTCGCTATAAAAGGGCAATATTTTGCAATCCATCTATGCAATAGTAGGCTTCAATCCACCAAAAGGTAACAGCTAACACCTTTATTGATTAACCATCGGCCCAAGCACATCTTGGACTGCCTTAATGAAATTCCTGTTATTAATTTTCCGGAAACCTTGGCCCCTTTTCTCACTATCATTCTCAGCATAGTCTATTGGTGATAACATATTCCTTGCCACGTACTTCACATAAATCTCACTGTAAATATACTGCAGTAATTGGGATAGATCTTGCTGCTTTAAGTCACTAAATAGCACAAATGAAAGTCCTGTGATCGTCGATAGTAAATGTATTCTATATTTTCCAGTAGCTATAGTTCTCACTGTATTAGACTTGGAAGACATTCTTCTTGACATAGACTGCAATGAAAATATCATACCATAGATTAGTTTTGCAGTGTCCTCATTTTGTTTAGAGTTCGTGATTCCACTAGAACTATCCGCTGGTATCGTCCATTCTCTATCAAAGATACAGTTACCTTTATGATGTTAGTACTGTAAGATGGTGGCCTGATTCGTTAACTAAATTGCACATACAATGTCTATCGAATATCCAAAACGAGTAAATTGCCATTTGCAACTAGCTTAGATTATTTTTCGTTAACTTTAACGCGGCTATAGATTTGTACTCGGTGAATACTTATAAAAGGCGGAAATGTAAGGTAGAAAGCCGTTAACCACTAAACGCTAGATTCATTAAAGACAATGAACAAACATAAACTTTTAAGTTAGATATAAGATCCAGTCCATCCATATTACTATTTGCATCtaatttatatatatttatcagaacttatatatataaatatgTTGTGCTTTGGTGATAGTATGAACCATGCGCATGTACTTTAAAACTTACTAAACAGTCACTCAAGTTGCTCGTTAAGTTTTTAAAAGCTTAACAAGTCCACTTCATTTAGATTTGTAGAATTGTTAGCTTTTTTACTATTGGTATTGGCCTGCTGAGCAATAGGCGCACTTGGGGCGGAAGTCAGTTCACCAAAAATATCATCCGTGTCTTCGTTAATGTCTAATTTAGATGGCATACTAAGATTTGAAGTACTCTTTTGTGGGGACATAGAACTTCTGGATGAGCCCTTCTTGGCTGTACCCAATAATACGCTGAAGGGATCATTCTTATCAATGGAAATTGAGGTAGTAGACTTTGGAGGAGTGGGACGTGGCTGATAACGTTGAAAGTTCAAATCTTGCAGTAAGTCGGTAGTGTTTTGAGAAGAAGAGCGCTGTGAGTCAGTTAGAGATTCAACAGTTCTGTTCTTATATGAGGCCGTAACTGGGGGAGCACTTTGGAACTCTGAAAAttcgtcttcttcttcttcttcttcttcttcttgggGAACATTGGGCTCATAGTGCCCATCGCTCCACCGAGATGAATCCCTCGCGTGAAGACTATGGTTGTTCTGGTTCTCATCGTCACTGTCATAATCAGCACTAATTGATATACCATACGAAGTGGACCGCGTAAAGCCAGCAGCCGGGTTAACTGAACTCCCAGGAATATAAGATGGAATGCCGCCTGCAACACCTCGGAACTTACCGGAGTTTGCCCTAGCCTTTTTACGCTCAGCTCTAATTTGAGAGTCATCGCGAAGTAGTTTTATTAAAGACTGAGCCCTGTTTCTAACATTTATACCTTGATCCCGACCTTGGGAATCAATATAATGAAACGATTCTAACATTCTGATCAAATTTAAATTTGACCTAACCTCATCTATAAATCGTTCAGAACcattttttattaaataGTCCAATAATTGTAGTGACTTGTATATTTGTCTCCATTCACTTGCGGACTTCTCCACGAACCTCTTAAATACCATCCCTAAAATTTCCTCACGCTCTCTGGCGTTATAAGTACCTTGAGCAATCATTGCCATCAAACTCGATGAAGCTCCCCAGGGTTCATTATTGGTTGCTTCGCGGACCTTGGCTTCCATTTCG
This window of the Eremothecium sinecaudum strain ATCC 58844 chromosome VII, complete sequence genome carries:
- the BET5 gene encoding TRAPP subunit BET5 (Syntenic homolog of Ashbya gossypii AER154C; Syntenic homolog of Saccharomyces cerevisiae YML077W (BET5); 1-intron in Ashbya gossypii) gives rise to the protein MAIYSFWIFDRHCNCIFDREWTIPADSSSGITNSKQNEDTAKLIYGMIFSLQSMSRRMSSKSNTVRTIATGKYRIHLLSTITGLSFVLFSDLKQQDLSQLLQYIYSEIYVKYVARNMLSPIDYAENDSEKRGQGFRKINNRNFIKAVQDVLGPMVNQ
- the ENT3 gene encoding Ent3p (Syntenic homolog of Ashbya gossypii AER155C; Syntenic homolog of Saccharomyces cerevisiae YJR125C (ENT3)), whose product is MSLEDSLSKLSLYDAKKYFRKAQNVVFNFTEMEAKVREATNNEPWGASSSLMAMIAQGTYNAREREEILGMVFKRFVEKSASEWRQIYKSLQLLDYLIKNGSERFIDEVRSNLNLIRMLESFHYIDSQGRDQGINVRNRAQSLIKLLRDDSQIRAERKKARANSGKFRGVAGGIPSYIPGSSVNPAAGFTRSTSYGISISADYDSDDENQNNHSLHARDSSRWSDGHYEPNVPQEEEEEEEEDEFSEFQSAPPVTASYKNRTVESLTDSQRSSSQNTTDLLQDLNFQRYQPRPTPPKSTTSISIDKNDPFSVLLGTAKKGSSRSSMSPQKSTSNLSMPSKLDINEDTDDIFGELTSAPSAPIAQQANTNSKKANNSTNLNEVDLLSF